The following proteins come from a genomic window of Acinetobacter baumannii:
- a CDS encoding DUF3015 family protein: MLKKLALAALLAAGSSVAMADNDVGCGVGTQVWAGQKGVVPKILAATTNGIFTNQLLGITFGTLGCRQGGTVTAQVVTFTNENAEALARDMAVGQGESLNVLAELMQIKPQDKDRFFKVSKANFGEIYSTNNQNTLQVLASLQNVMAKDEVLKAYV; this comes from the coding sequence ATGTTAAAAAAATTAGCTTTAGCTGCTTTGTTAGCAGCTGGTTCAAGTGTTGCTATGGCTGATAACGATGTAGGTTGTGGTGTGGGTACGCAAGTATGGGCTGGCCAAAAAGGAGTGGTGCCTAAAATTCTTGCTGCAACAACAAACGGTATTTTTACTAACCAATTATTAGGTATTACTTTCGGTACTTTAGGTTGCCGTCAGGGTGGAACAGTTACAGCACAAGTTGTTACTTTCACAAATGAAAATGCAGAAGCTTTAGCGCGTGACATGGCTGTAGGCCAAGGTGAAAGCCTGAATGTACTTGCTGAGTTAATGCAAATCAAACCACAAGATAAAGACCGTTTCTTCAAAGTTTCAAAAGCAAACTTTGGTGAAATCTATTCAACAAACAACCAAAATACACTTCAAGTATTAGCATCATTACAAAACGTAATGGCTAAAGACGAAGTTTTAAAAGCTTACGTATAA
- a CDS encoding DUF817 family protein: protein MQYLFLPLQFIGKAVSAALFGILLLIAFALTASMGSHEYMGFYRYDYLLIYALIIQICLLYLKLESWAEAKVIALFHVMAMAMEIFLTHPAIASWQYPQPAVFKILTVPLFAGFMYSAVGSFFARSIRLLQVSFEKLPSFGSMLLLAFFSYINFMSKFFVPDIRYILFAISVFIFWKTKLYFQLNEHKFKIPMLPVLFTLAFLIWIAENISTFYKIWLYPSQVEAWHMVGWGKLGSWYLLLLLSLVLVLKILGHRDNQGNWNLR from the coding sequence GTGCAATATCTGTTTTTACCTCTTCAATTTATTGGCAAGGCTGTTTCGGCAGCCTTGTTTGGTATTTTGCTTCTCATCGCTTTTGCCCTAACTGCGTCGATGGGAAGCCATGAATATATGGGTTTTTATCGTTATGATTATTTACTCATATATGCACTGATTATTCAGATATGTCTCTTATATTTAAAACTTGAATCATGGGCAGAAGCCAAAGTTATTGCTTTATTTCATGTCATGGCGATGGCCATGGAAATATTCTTGACTCATCCTGCGATTGCTTCATGGCAATATCCGCAGCCTGCGGTATTTAAAATTTTGACTGTGCCTTTATTTGCAGGCTTTATGTACTCTGCCGTAGGTAGTTTTTTTGCACGCTCAATACGCCTGCTGCAAGTTTCATTTGAAAAACTTCCGAGTTTTGGAAGTATGCTTTTGCTCGCATTTTTCTCATATATAAACTTTATGAGTAAATTTTTTGTACCCGATATTCGCTATATTTTATTTGCCATCAGTGTTTTTATTTTTTGGAAAACAAAACTTTATTTCCAATTAAATGAGCATAAATTTAAAATCCCGATGTTGCCTGTATTGTTTACACTCGCTTTTCTGATCTGGATTGCTGAAAATATTAGTACCTTTTATAAAATCTGGCTTTATCCAAGTCAGGTAGAGGCTTGGCATATGGTGGGCTGGGGTAAACTTGGTTCATGGTATTTATTATTACTCTTAAGTTTAGTACTGGTGCTTAAAATATTAGGTCATCGAGATAATCAAGGTAACTGGAATTTAAGATAA
- the hemE gene encoding uroporphyrinogen decarboxylase, producing MTTLKNDRFLRALLREPVDTTPIWMMRQAGRYLPEYRETRSKAGDFLSLCKNTEFACEVTLQPLRRYDLDAAILFSDILTIPDALGLGLYFETGEGPKFHKTVRTEQDVANLPKLNAKADLDYVMNAVSTIRSALGGQVPLIGFSGSPWTLATYMVEGGSSKEFRFTKQMMYAQPEVLHALLDHLADSVIDYLNAQIDAGAQAIQIFDSWGGALAHREYVEFSLNYMKKIIAGLQREKDGRRIPVIVFTKGGGQWLEPMITTGADALGLDWTTPLNTARTTVAGRVALQGNLDPAVLYGSAASIEKAVKAMLDDAYANGEKTGYVANLGHGITQWVDPAQPKIFVDTVHEYSAKYLG from the coding sequence ATGACGACACTTAAAAATGATCGTTTCTTACGTGCTTTATTACGTGAGCCTGTAGATACCACTCCAATATGGATGATGCGCCAAGCAGGACGTTATTTGCCTGAATATCGGGAAACACGCTCAAAAGCTGGTGACTTTCTATCTTTATGCAAAAATACAGAGTTTGCTTGTGAAGTGACTTTACAGCCTTTGCGTCGCTACGATTTAGACGCAGCAATTTTATTTTCAGATATTTTAACTATTCCAGACGCATTAGGGCTTGGACTATATTTTGAAACTGGAGAAGGTCCGAAGTTTCATAAAACGGTACGTACTGAACAAGATGTGGCTAACTTACCTAAGCTTAATGCTAAAGCCGATCTTGATTATGTGATGAATGCAGTAAGTACGATTCGTTCTGCTTTAGGTGGACAAGTTCCACTGATCGGTTTTTCGGGTAGTCCTTGGACACTGGCGACTTATATGGTTGAAGGTGGTTCAAGCAAAGAGTTCCGTTTTACCAAGCAAATGATGTATGCGCAGCCGGAAGTTTTGCATGCGTTGCTCGACCATTTAGCAGATTCAGTCATTGACTACTTAAATGCGCAAATTGATGCAGGCGCTCAGGCAATTCAAATCTTTGATAGTTGGGGTGGGGCTTTAGCACACCGTGAATATGTAGAGTTCTCTCTTAACTATATGAAGAAGATTATCGCGGGCTTACAACGTGAAAAAGATGGACGCCGTATTCCAGTGATTGTGTTCACTAAAGGTGGCGGTCAATGGTTAGAACCAATGATCACGACAGGTGCCGATGCATTAGGGCTGGACTGGACGACACCATTAAATACGGCTCGAACCACGGTGGCAGGTCGTGTTGCCCTACAAGGGAACCTTGACCCGGCTGTTTTATATGGTTCGGCGGCTTCAATTGAAAAAGCTGTAAAAGCAATGTTAGATGATGCTTATGCAAACGGTGAGAAGACCGGTTACGTTGCTAACTTAGGGCACGGAATTACCCAATGGGTAGATCCGGCGCAGCCAAAAATCTTTGTAGATACAGTACATGAGTATAGTGCTAAATATCTAGGATAG
- a CDS encoding L,D-transpeptidase family protein, translating into MFVRSLLAMSLSCIIANVALAASTTEQPLNPNKVSAPVEDPIDPLAVDAASTVKAQAQTQITAQEQNDLNRASTTLQNLQKAEDQNADSGIAASTPVATAKTTTATPSTATSAPAVTWTLDSLNNAEWYENIGKGQLPVYARAHVMLNNAHASPGAIDGMSGKNTLKAIASFQQMNGLSPTGELTKETWDALVAKQNKPAFIEYTITDADLKGPYAQSIPSDYALQAKMKGLYYTRVSEMLGEKFHIDEAFLKKINPTATFKKVGEKIIVPNVRNDLPEDIHLIIAHKGAKQLYLFNSRNQMIASFPATIGSTDTPSPTGTYKVVGVARNPWYSYSPSNFVQGNNLKPLSLPPGPNAPVGNIWIGLSKKSFGIHGTPNPSLISKTASHGCIRLTNWDANDLGNKVRSGVTVKFLE; encoded by the coding sequence ATGTTTGTTCGCTCATTACTCGCTATGAGTTTAAGTTGTATTATTGCTAATGTTGCTTTGGCTGCGTCAACAACTGAGCAACCACTGAACCCTAATAAAGTATCTGCTCCTGTAGAAGATCCGATTGATCCGCTTGCTGTAGATGCTGCTTCAACTGTAAAAGCTCAAGCTCAGACTCAGATTACTGCACAAGAACAAAATGACCTAAATAGAGCGTCAACAACATTACAAAATTTACAAAAAGCTGAAGACCAAAATGCTGATTCAGGTATTGCCGCTTCAACGCCAGTAGCTACGGCTAAAACCACAACAGCTACTCCGTCTACAGCAACTTCTGCGCCAGCGGTTACATGGACATTAGATAGCTTAAACAACGCTGAGTGGTATGAAAATATTGGCAAAGGCCAACTTCCAGTTTATGCACGCGCTCACGTTATGCTTAATAATGCACATGCTTCACCGGGTGCTATCGATGGCATGAGCGGTAAAAATACATTAAAAGCAATTGCATCTTTCCAGCAAATGAATGGTTTATCTCCTACTGGCGAGTTAACTAAAGAAACTTGGGATGCGCTTGTTGCTAAACAAAACAAACCAGCGTTTATTGAATACACCATTACTGATGCCGATTTAAAAGGTCCTTACGCACAATCAATTCCTTCTGACTATGCTTTACAAGCAAAAATGAAAGGTTTGTACTACACACGCGTAAGTGAAATGTTGGGCGAGAAGTTTCATATTGATGAAGCCTTCTTAAAGAAAATTAACCCGACTGCGACATTCAAAAAAGTTGGTGAAAAAATCATTGTTCCAAATGTACGCAATGACTTACCAGAAGATATTCACTTGATTATTGCGCATAAAGGTGCGAAACAGTTGTATCTGTTTAACAGCCGTAATCAAATGATTGCGTCATTTCCTGCAACAATTGGCAGTACTGATACGCCATCTCCGACCGGTACTTACAAGGTAGTAGGTGTAGCACGTAATCCTTGGTACAGCTACTCTCCTTCTAACTTTGTACAAGGCAATAACTTAAAACCGCTTTCATTACCACCAGGTCCAAATGCTCCTGTAGGTAATATCTGGATTGGTTTAAGCAAAAAATCATTTGGTATTCACGGTACACCAAACCCGTCTTTAATTTCTAAAACTGCATCACACGGTTGTATCCGTTTAACGAACTGGGATGCTAACGATTTAGGTAATAAAGTACGTTCAGGCGTAACTGTTAAATTCTTAGAATAA
- the basJ gene encoding acinetobactin biosynthesis isochorismate synthase BasJ, translating to MMQTQISVEQNLDHIGQKKFSCFSTKNYYLEVNEFVKTLNTPAANTALLNEEIAKCFEEIKKQGHQNPVLIGAIPFDITKKSSLNFYADHKKITQASSTINSLKNRNNIEIINKSLLIQRQKFEGTVQLALDAFEKKKVEKVVLSQAVEYEFNRHQEPENLLAALLKQNPNAYNFVIPVEHNNYILGASPELLLSKQGRIVTSNPLAGSRPKSQISEKNFVSQQELNHSEKDQHEHRIVVENIIRNLATHCVELKVSEFPDILETSTMLHLSSEFQGVLKQQAPDALNLALELHPTPAVCGSPTHVAKQFILDHEGYDRHYYTGLVGWMDAEGNGEWVVTIRCGLLSENKMRLYAGAGIVEGSDAEAEWLETEAKMQTMLNILNTKVAV from the coding sequence ATGATGCAGACTCAAATATCAGTAGAGCAAAATTTAGATCATATCGGTCAAAAGAAATTTTCATGTTTTTCTACGAAGAATTATTATCTTGAGGTCAACGAATTCGTTAAAACGTTAAATACACCTGCAGCAAATACCGCACTATTGAATGAAGAGATTGCAAAATGCTTTGAAGAAATTAAAAAGCAAGGCCATCAAAATCCAGTTTTAATTGGTGCTATACCTTTTGATATTACAAAGAAAAGTAGCTTAAATTTTTATGCTGATCATAAAAAAATAACACAAGCATCTTCTACGATTAACTCATTAAAAAATCGTAATAACATTGAGATAATTAATAAATCATTACTCATTCAACGCCAAAAATTTGAAGGTACAGTACAGTTAGCATTAGATGCTTTTGAGAAAAAGAAGGTAGAAAAAGTTGTTCTTTCTCAGGCTGTTGAATATGAGTTCAACCGTCATCAAGAGCCAGAAAACTTATTGGCTGCTTTATTAAAACAAAATCCAAATGCTTATAATTTTGTGATTCCAGTAGAACATAATAATTATATTCTAGGCGCAAGCCCAGAACTGCTTTTATCAAAACAAGGTCGTATTGTAACCAGTAATCCTTTGGCCGGTTCTAGACCCAAATCTCAGATTTCCGAAAAAAATTTCGTCAGCCAACAAGAATTAAATCATTCTGAGAAAGACCAACATGAACATCGAATTGTGGTTGAAAATATTATTAGAAATTTAGCCACTCATTGTGTAGAGCTTAAGGTTTCTGAATTTCCAGATATTTTAGAAACATCAACAATGTTGCATTTATCATCAGAATTCCAAGGTGTGCTTAAGCAACAAGCTCCCGATGCCTTAAACCTTGCATTAGAATTACATCCAACACCAGCAGTTTGTGGCTCACCAACTCATGTTGCTAAGCAGTTTATTTTAGATCATGAAGGTTATGACCGACATTATTACACGGGGTTAGTCGGCTGGATGGATGCGGAGGGTAATGGTGAGTGGGTAGTGACAATTCGATGTGGTCTACTCAGTGAAAATAAAATGCGCTTATATGCTGGTGCGGGGATTGTTGAAGGGTCAGATGCTGAAGCTGAATGGCTAGAAACAGAAGCTAAAATGCAAACCATGCTAAATATTCTAAATACAAAAGTTGCTGTGTAA
- the basI gene encoding acinetobactin biosynthesis phosphopantetheinyl transferase BasI, with protein MNTKKQLSRGANSCLDEINIQYEKLTAFGIDIHKVQLSQIKEIPQLDHIYQELNIFLPPNIKSSRFIRQLEFLTGRLAAKYALQSFNLQDSIVYQGRHGEPLWPEGVMGGISHVGSKKSCYAIAYARNNTPKEKIFGIDIESQKHYIFFQKKDEFYDVFLNKNEQEEIEKLLKDQAYLYLIIFSAKESIIKAFYLKYKQIIDFKNIKFKALDGAFLYFYLRQESLIEITLEVKVYFFHTNNEIITISCIEN; from the coding sequence ATGAATACGAAGAAGCAGCTAAGTAGAGGGGCTAATTCATGTCTGGATGAAATAAATATTCAATATGAAAAGCTAACAGCTTTCGGGATAGATATACATAAGGTCCAGCTCAGCCAAATCAAAGAAATACCTCAGCTTGATCATATCTATCAAGAGCTGAATATATTTCTTCCACCGAATATAAAAAGCTCACGCTTCATTCGTCAATTAGAGTTCTTGACGGGGCGCTTAGCAGCAAAATATGCATTACAAAGCTTTAACTTACAAGATTCTATTGTCTATCAAGGTAGACATGGGGAACCCCTATGGCCCGAAGGAGTGATGGGGGGGATTAGTCATGTTGGATCAAAAAAATCATGTTATGCCATCGCATATGCTAGAAATAACACACCTAAAGAAAAAATATTTGGAATCGATATAGAGTCTCAAAAACATTATATTTTTTTTCAAAAGAAAGATGAATTTTATGATGTTTTTCTCAATAAAAACGAGCAAGAAGAAATTGAAAAGCTACTAAAAGATCAAGCATATTTATATTTGATAATATTCTCCGCTAAAGAAAGTATCATTAAGGCATTTTATTTAAAATATAAGCAAATTATTGATTTTAAGAATATAAAATTTAAAGCGCTAGATGGCGCGTTTCTTTATTTTTACCTTAGACAAGAAAGTTTAATCGAGATAACTCTAGAGGTTAAAGTTTATTTTTTTCATACAAATAACGAGATAATTACAATTTCTTGCATTGAAAACTAA
- the basH gene encoding acinetobactin biosynthesis thioesterase BasH, which yields MNKPQYNMFCLPPAGSSASIYHPWKKQISDNIRIIPIEYSGHGIKINEPLIDDPDLLAMQIANEIQAYSDTPFILFGHSVGGSLIWKVLNYLNEKTIIDQLRLIVISSRPEHHYIQHMRYKHELTDEKIIDELKRYNNFPDEILNNQDALTFFLKIIRNDFYLSDQLLGEKIHKTEVPIVAFYGKQDPDIPNKRMMDAWQQHTENWLGSIEFEGDHFYFLNPETRVKMLENIAAIVETLTVNIE from the coding sequence ATGAATAAACCTCAATATAATATGTTCTGTTTACCGCCTGCGGGGAGTAGCGCAAGTATTTATCATCCATGGAAAAAGCAGATCTCTGACAATATTCGTATTATTCCTATTGAATATTCGGGTCATGGTATAAAAATAAATGAACCATTGATTGATGATCCTGATCTATTGGCTATGCAAATTGCCAATGAAATACAAGCTTACTCAGACACACCCTTCATTTTATTTGGACATAGTGTAGGAGGTAGCTTGATTTGGAAAGTACTCAATTATTTGAATGAAAAAACCATAATTGATCAGTTGAGATTAATTGTTATAAGTAGCCGACCTGAGCATCACTATATTCAACATATGCGGTACAAGCATGAGCTAACTGATGAAAAAATTATTGATGAATTAAAGCGATACAATAATTTTCCTGATGAAATTTTAAATAATCAGGATGCACTCACATTCTTTCTCAAAATCATTCGTAATGATTTCTATCTTAGTGATCAATTACTTGGCGAGAAGATTCATAAGACTGAGGTTCCGATCGTTGCATTTTATGGCAAACAGGACCCTGATATTCCTAACAAAAGAATGATGGATGCATGGCAACAACACACAGAAAATTGGTTAGGAAGCATTGAGTTTGAAGGGGACCATTTCTACTTTCTCAATCCCGAAACTCGAGTGAAGATGCTTGAAAACATTGCTGCCATCGTTGAAACATTGACCGTGAATATTGAATAA
- the barB gene encoding acinetobactin export ABC transporter permease/ATP-binding subunit BarB produces the protein MNTAAKLNKDQIFSMLPRAAKQKLIIVGIGWIIVAAIEAIAYTVLAFAIVNQWSPSWVLISAIAAILVTVIVTRAGFLTGVRLAGDLFAELGKSLARAKLSWFTNEQRAQIKTIAGQGIPGFMSIPAHQLQTFLHAPFMPLFLTIGIGLLAGAGVAFVALGLLLLSLFAQFLAQRALMHIDKKRNTADLAASQATLELVDHVELLRTAAGPERAVQRLEHRWEEQEETLVRINRAAAFASFVATLASVLPIAGMATYLVIAGVNHAALVLALLVLIGRAAAPLGELATAGLHINDLFAALRNFNQITHPPELPEPLHPQIPTGHHISVQGVSYAPALENISLDITLGSRVWVTGPSGSGKSTLLELLTRFDDPQIGKITLGGIALDQMKYEDLVSNIAYVTQEPILFTGTLAENIRLGKSDATDDEIEKAARDAALGAMIDRSSEGINQSVGKQGTALSGGERQRVAIARALLKNAPILILDEATSALDEETEQEIVTTIRALSSTVIFVTHRDSAIWQPTQTINLASTSV, from the coding sequence ATGAATACTGCTGCTAAATTAAATAAAGATCAGATTTTTTCGATGCTTCCTCGTGCGGCCAAACAAAAATTAATTATTGTTGGTATTGGATGGATCATTGTTGCAGCAATTGAAGCAATCGCATATACCGTATTGGCATTTGCAATTGTCAATCAATGGTCACCAAGCTGGGTTCTCATCAGTGCAATTGCAGCAATATTAGTGACAGTTATAGTCACTCGTGCTGGCTTCCTTACTGGTGTGCGTTTAGCAGGGGACCTATTTGCTGAGTTAGGCAAATCTTTAGCTCGTGCCAAGCTCTCTTGGTTTACCAATGAACAGCGTGCTCAGATTAAGACAATTGCTGGACAGGGAATTCCTGGGTTTATGAGTATTCCTGCTCATCAATTGCAAACCTTTTTACATGCGCCTTTTATGCCTTTATTTCTCACAATAGGAATAGGCCTGCTTGCTGGAGCAGGCGTAGCATTTGTCGCTTTAGGCTTACTTTTACTCTCTTTATTTGCTCAATTCCTAGCACAACGTGCACTCATGCATATTGATAAAAAACGTAATACTGCCGATTTAGCTGCTTCACAAGCAACGTTGGAATTGGTTGATCATGTTGAGTTATTACGCACAGCCGCGGGACCAGAACGTGCGGTTCAAAGGCTGGAACATCGTTGGGAAGAGCAAGAAGAGACATTAGTACGGATCAACCGTGCTGCTGCATTTGCAAGTTTTGTTGCGACCTTGGCAAGTGTTTTACCCATTGCAGGGATGGCAACGTATCTGGTGATCGCTGGAGTCAATCATGCTGCTTTGGTATTGGCATTACTCGTCTTAATTGGACGTGCAGCAGCGCCGTTAGGTGAACTTGCTACTGCAGGGTTGCATATCAATGATTTATTTGCTGCACTACGCAACTTTAATCAGATCACCCATCCACCTGAGTTGCCTGAGCCATTACACCCTCAAATTCCTACTGGCCATCATATTTCGGTACAAGGCGTTAGCTATGCGCCAGCACTTGAAAATATATCTCTCGATATCACATTGGGGAGCAGAGTATGGGTTACCGGACCAAGTGGTAGTGGTAAGAGTACTTTACTTGAATTGCTTACACGGTTTGATGATCCACAAATAGGAAAAATTACCCTAGGTGGTATAGCTCTTGATCAAATGAAATATGAAGATTTGGTCTCGAATATCGCTTATGTCACACAAGAACCTATTTTGTTCACAGGTACACTGGCTGAAAATATCCGTTTAGGAAAATCTGATGCAACTGATGATGAAATAGAAAAGGCTGCAAGAGATGCCGCATTAGGAGCAATGATTGACCGTAGTTCAGAAGGAATTAATCAATCGGTGGGTAAACAAGGCACCGCATTGTCTGGTGGTGAACGTCAGCGGGTCGCAATTGCCCGAGCATTACTCAAAAATGCGCCGATTTTAATACTTGATGAAGCAACCTCTGCCTTGGATGAAGAGACTGAGCAGGAAATTGTTACAACGATACGTGCTCTTTCTTCTACGGTTATTTTTGTCACACATCGTGACTCAGCTATTTGGCAACCGACTCAAACTATCAATTTAGCTTCAACTTCTGTTTAA
- the barA gene encoding acinetobactin export ABC transporter permease/ATP-binding subunit BarA, which yields MSDLKLSHLMTDSSLAPALKPAFPKLFAGTLAAVFSGLAILTAMWGMIQLIGYLSSYWVIFSAVFWIVGAALAALASWLVHDAEAGFSARLRRQIAHHLIRLPNTTLSKQGDQSLKRLVSDDIATLHHMVAHLPSEIAIFAVIPLVSIVLLVVLVGPMALWVLLPGAMASLYYLIIVPHVSKRDGAARMQVMLDIIGSADDYARGIRDNRIYGQQSGALTAYTQSAQNFTQNMVSWVSKVATLAAVATALLQAVATFAIAYFVAYQYDSMTLAATLFFSLAIVTPSLRLGHGLDYVAAGRAAASRLSAFLKEPVLSSGNLQQIEGDVTLEIVNASFAIENQKVFDRLSYSFPKNSMTAITGPSGVGKTTLLRALAGLAVLQEGVVQLAKTDILQLHEKLRHEKVLFIPQGGDVLPTTVRENLSLSAVNANDAQLEQALLKAQLKVDLNAYATLLSGGEKQRIGIARAFLSSAPIILLDEPTSALDQTNATKIILELSDLAKNQNKTIVMVTHDLALAAHADNRLVLKGPTDSGKSL from the coding sequence ATGTCTGATTTAAAGTTATCTCATCTGATGACAGACTCTTCCTTGGCACCTGCACTCAAGCCAGCATTTCCTAAATTATTTGCAGGAACACTTGCTGCCGTATTTTCTGGTTTAGCCATTTTAACTGCCATGTGGGGCATGATTCAGTTGATTGGTTATTTATCTTCTTATTGGGTGATCTTTTCAGCGGTTTTTTGGATAGTCGGGGCGGCATTGGCAGCACTGGCTTCATGGTTAGTGCATGATGCAGAGGCTGGATTTTCGGCACGATTACGTCGTCAAATTGCTCATCATTTAATTCGGTTACCTAACACAACCCTATCAAAACAGGGTGACCAAAGCTTAAAACGACTGGTTTCAGACGATATCGCAACTTTGCATCATATGGTGGCGCATTTACCGTCGGAAATTGCGATTTTTGCTGTAATCCCTTTAGTTTCTATTGTTTTATTAGTTGTGTTGGTGGGCCCGATGGCACTTTGGGTATTATTACCTGGGGCAATGGCTTCACTCTATTATTTAATTATTGTTCCCCATGTATCAAAACGGGATGGCGCTGCGCGTATGCAGGTCATGTTAGATATTATTGGTTCTGCTGATGATTATGCGCGCGGCATTCGTGATAACCGAATATATGGGCAACAATCAGGTGCTTTAACAGCCTATACTCAATCAGCACAAAATTTCACTCAAAATATGGTGTCTTGGGTGAGTAAAGTCGCAACACTCGCTGCTGTTGCCACTGCATTACTACAAGCTGTTGCAACCTTTGCCATAGCCTATTTTGTAGCTTATCAATACGACAGCATGACCTTGGCTGCAACACTTTTCTTTAGTTTGGCCATCGTGACACCTTCGCTACGTTTAGGGCATGGTCTTGATTATGTCGCTGCTGGGCGAGCTGCAGCTAGTCGTTTATCTGCTTTCTTAAAAGAGCCAGTACTCTCATCGGGCAATCTACAACAGATTGAGGGAGATGTAACACTCGAAATAGTTAATGCAAGCTTTGCAATTGAAAATCAAAAAGTATTTGATCGATTAAGTTATTCATTTCCAAAAAATTCAATGACTGCAATTACAGGGCCGAGTGGAGTTGGCAAAACAACCTTACTGCGAGCACTTGCTGGTTTAGCCGTATTGCAAGAAGGTGTCGTTCAATTAGCCAAAACAGATATTTTGCAATTACATGAAAAACTAAGGCATGAAAAGGTTTTGTTTATTCCACAAGGTGGAGATGTATTACCGACCACAGTAAGAGAAAACTTGTCCTTATCTGCCGTTAATGCAAATGATGCACAACTTGAGCAGGCATTACTCAAGGCCCAACTAAAAGTAGATTTAAATGCATATGCAACTTTACTTTCAGGCGGTGAAAAACAGCGCATAGGAATAGCGCGTGCGTTTTTATCCTCAGCTCCTATTATTTTATTAGACGAGCCAACGAGCGCACTCGACCAGACCAATGCGACAAAAATAATATTGGAGTTAAGCGACTTAGCTAAAAACCAGAATAAAACCATCGTCATGGTCACTCATGATCTTGCCTTAGCTGCTCATGCCGACAACAGGTTAGTGCTTAAAGGCCCAACTGACTCAGGGAAATCTTTATGA
- the basG gene encoding acinetobactin biosynthesis histidine decarboxylase BasG, translating to MILSPADQERIETFWNYCLKHQYFNIGYPESADFDYSALFRFFKFSINNCGDWKDYSNYALNSFEFEKDVMAYFAEIFQIPFEESWGYVTNGGTEGNMFGCYLARELFPDSTLYYSKDTHYSVRKIAKLLQMKSCVIESLDNGEIDYDDLIHKIKTNKESHPIIFANIGTTMTGAIDDIEMIQERLAQIGIMRRDYYIHADAALSGMILPFVDHPQAFSFAHGIDSICVSGHKMIGSPIPCGIVVAKRQNVECISVDVDYISTRDQTISGSRNGHTVLLMWAAIRSQTNLQRRQRIQHCLKMAQYAVDRFQVVGIPAWRNPNSITVVFPCPSEHIWKKHYLATSGNMAHLITTAHHRDTRQIDSLIDDVIFDLQGVSKRTVGF from the coding sequence ATGATTTTATCGCCTGCTGATCAAGAGAGAATAGAGACATTCTGGAATTACTGTTTAAAACATCAATACTTCAATATTGGATATCCTGAATCTGCAGATTTTGATTATTCCGCTTTATTCCGTTTTTTCAAATTCTCTATTAATAATTGTGGTGATTGGAAAGACTATAGTAATTACGCATTGAATTCTTTTGAGTTTGAAAAAGATGTGATGGCGTATTTTGCTGAAATTTTTCAAATTCCCTTTGAAGAAAGCTGGGGATACGTAACCAATGGTGGCACAGAAGGTAATATGTTTGGCTGCTATCTGGCGCGTGAGCTATTTCCTGATTCCACATTATATTACTCAAAAGATACGCATTATTCGGTGAGAAAAATCGCCAAATTATTGCAGATGAAATCTTGTGTGATCGAATCATTGGATAATGGTGAAATCGACTATGATGATTTAATCCATAAAATAAAAACCAATAAAGAAAGTCACCCCATTATTTTTGCAAATATTGGTACGACCATGACCGGTGCAATTGATGATATTGAAATGATTCAAGAGCGCTTAGCGCAAATCGGAATCATGCGCCGAGATTATTATATTCATGCCGACGCTGCCTTAAGTGGCATGATTTTACCTTTTGTTGATCATCCTCAAGCGTTTTCCTTTGCTCATGGTATCGACTCAATCTGTGTGTCTGGTCATAAAATGATTGGCTCACCGATTCCGTGTGGCATTGTTGTGGCCAAACGCCAAAATGTAGAGTGTATATCGGTAGATGTTGACTATATCTCTACACGTGATCAAACCATTAGCGGTTCTCGTAATGGTCATACGGTCTTGTTGATGTGGGCGGCAATACGTAGCCAAACTAATTTACAAAGACGACAGAGAATTCAACATTGTCTAAAAATGGCCCAGTACGCGGTTGATCGCTTTCAGGTAGTGGGAATTCCTGCTTGGCGAAATCCGAATTCAATTACTGTGGTATTTCCGTGTCCTTCAGAGCACATCTGGAAAAAGCATTATCTGGCAACCTCTGGAAATATGGCTCATTTAATTACTACGGCACATCACCGAGATACACGTCAGATTGATAGCTTAATTGACGACGTTATTTTTGATTTACAAGGTGTCTCTAAACGTACAGTTGGTTTTTAG